DNA from Hippoglossus hippoglossus isolate fHipHip1 chromosome 1, fHipHip1.pri, whole genome shotgun sequence:
GGTCCAGCCTGTCACTGCTTTAACTTCTCTTCTTTTGACTTAAGGTAAATGACTCCATTAAAatcttcaaaacaaaaacagtgaaagtgaTTTCTTCAACAAGTTTATTTCTTATTCAGAGTGACACAAAACCATTAAAGAGGACGACGACTGAATATCCCACTAACTCTACAAACAGTAGAGTTCCCCGTCGTATCTCagtcactgcagctgcaggagaaaaaccCACATCGTTCTAGATTTAAGTAAAACTGAGAACAAACATCCATTCATCATGAATActgataataaaacagaaagctGCGACATTGTGTCAACTCTgatcagaagaaaaaacaaagtacaTCATGTCTCAACTTTACAATACTCATGACAAATTCGAAACAAATGAGTCCAAAATTTAGAGGCACAAGAAAAAACTATTAAGAGGAACAGTTAAACATTCTAGGAAATACAATTATTTCGTGTcttaaaacaaatgataaagtAACGGTACAAACCACTGCAGTGGTGatgtttaatattattatgaGAGTTCATCAGGAAGCTTTGGAGATCCACAGTCTAGCTAATAAATAGAGGAACACCAAcatgagccgttttcagacatgacctccgggtaaaatccgtAGAATTGGTTTTGGAGTTGACccagagtttacctttcacCTATGCACCACACAGCGagtttctctgcacagacgtgttcacaccagcaacaaatcctctgcgttattcaggcaagaggtggagcagccgggtgcagcagacaggaagtgacgtattaactctgctgcgaAGACCACGTCGTTTTGTTTATGGCAGCCggacaccgtcgtcagctcttatcaccataAAACTCTCTTTACACATTCATCggtgtcttctgtgtgtgtgtgtgtcaccacgTTGTCAACgggagatatttcttttctttcatctttgcGTCCAGCTATCggataaagtccacagaaactgcGCAGCgtcttcactctgacatttgcgttcacagaTTGCAACTCCTCCGGGGGAAATATGGAGAAACTGCGGAAAGCAGCTATAGTTAGTGATCTTTTTATctaaaaactgcaaaaaaataaaactatttcccaaaatgtcgaactgttcctttaacaacaacaaaaaaagtcatTATAGAAAGAAATGGAGGGAGCAGGTACaatatgtgtatttgttaataAGCCTGACAATGAAATTAGGAAGCGAGGGTGGAGGGGTCGCTGACTGGTCCAGACAGATGTTTTAGGTCGAGAGGTCAAACCCAGGGTGCAAAAGTCATTTGTgattctcttcctcctcaactTCGGCTGCCTCCActccttcatcctcatcctccagcTCGCCCGGTAATCCCTCTTCGCCAATCTCGTCGTGCACCACATatccctcctccccctcgtcGTCTTCTCCCACTTCGAAaccatcctcttcttcctggttctcctgctcctcctcttctcctcccattCCTAGgtcctcctccatcttttcctcctttGCTGCTTCAGTTACTGCTTCACCCTTGGCCGCCTCTTGGCCTGCGCCTCCCTCGGCCACCTCCTTCATCTGACCACCAGCCGTCTGACCATCGGTTGCTTGAGCGTCTGCCTTCTGACCATCGACTGCTTTACCGTCGGCTGTCTGATCAGCTGTCTTACTGTCTGCTGTCTGATCATCAGCTGTCTTACTGTCTGCTGTCTGATCGTCTGCTGTCTGATCATCAGCTGTCTTACTGTCTGCTGTCTGATCATCAGCTGTCTGATCATCAGCTGTCTGATCATCGGCTGTCTGCTCATCGGCTGTCTGCTCATCGGCTGTCTGACCATCGGCTGTCTCACTGGTTAAGTCCAGCTCGGACACGTCCATCACCATGGAGTCATCTGGATCCTGGTCGTCCTGGTTACCAGTGAACGGGTTTTCACCCTGAAAATGACAGAACAGTTTTAAGTATATTTGCTTGTGTAGAAGCCGCCCTACACTCACGATCACATGAGATTCAAATAAGTGTCTTCAACAATATGTTTTGCAGTTTGGCGATATTCCGATTTAAGGTGCTGCTCTAAATTTCGgttaaaaacatgaacatgagcCCACAATCTCTTATCCAGGTTCCCACATGCGAAGCAAAGAAAAGTACAATTGTACTCGTACAATGCGTTTTAAGCCCCTGGCCAGAAGCACGACACTGTACATACCTTGAGGTAACTCTCCAGCTTCTTGCCAATGAGTTTGTGGTTCAGGATGCTCCGAGCGACAGACAGGCTGCCCCTCTTCGACTGCTCCATCATCCCCTTGAGTAAAAGAAAGCACAGCCCCAGGTCATTCACAGGTAGGGATAGGAAGCGGAGTAATCATCAACCATCATTAGACCAAGACTGTAAATGTCTTCGTTGGTTCAGTCTGTACGGGACTTGTGGTAATGAGCTCTATATAAAATATACGActagtttaaaaaatatctgtTTGTACAAAGTATTATTGAAAGTTTACTGATATAATGaagataattgttttttttttaaaaaaggtcttgAATTGTACATTTAAGTTTTGTGTATGAAAATGATGAGGATGTGTCGTACCTTGCGGTTGTAGTTGTGGTCAGCAGACTTGACGTGTTTCTGTATCAGGTGCTGCTGCATGGGAATGAAGAGGTCACATGCTGCACAGTGAGCAGCTTCCACCTTCCTCATGAAGTGCTCCATTCCAAGATCTACGGGGGCGAGAAAGATTTCTGTACTTAGCAATCACTTTGCCTgtacacacgcagacacacgtgcacacacgcagCTGTTACCTACCTCTGGTGAGGTCCTGCTCTTTGTAAACCTGGCAGATGGCAGCGCTGTGGTTCTCTACCTGGCTGATCCTCTGGTCCGTCTTCGTAAACTTGTTCTGCAAATACTcctacaaaaacacacaaataaagttttcattttcatcagaaagagaaaataccAGCACCAACTGTAAATACAGTGAATTACAGTTTAAAGCAATCGCCtttgtgaaatatatttaatttgtcgAGATTCACATGTAGAACTTCACGATATGGTGAAGAAATTACCCGGAATATGCAAAAATTTGACTTTATAAAATTATGATTTAAGAACGGCCACGCTCTGTTTAAGTGCGCTCAGGAAAAAGATAGAATACAAAGTGTCTAAAAGCTTATGAGTGTGATTGTGATGAATCTCGGTCTCACCTGTAGGAAGTCTGTTGTGGGCTTGGACAGTTGGCCGGAGAGGAACTTGAAGTGGTCCTTGTGGAAGCGACTGTCAAGATGAGTTTCCATTTCCTCCTTGTAGAAGGAGCGGAACTTGCAAACCGAGCAGGCAAACATCACCCTGAGAAGACAATTCAGAGGGTCAGGACCCGACGCCACTCAGAatacagcagcacagtgagaaaAGGAGCAATGGTGTAGATACTAAAACCGAACAAGGGGGTGACGTAGTGACTTGCGAGTGGTTGTTAGgtgttttaaatgttctctCTCACCTTTCCAGGAAGCCCCGTCTCTTTCTCATTTTGGGGTGCTTGTCTTGACCTTGTACTGGGCTCTGTTTCCCCTGttgctttttcttctcctcttgcTTGGGTGAAGCTAATCAAGAGCACGAGAGCAGAAGTTAGACGAGCAAAGATTAACACGAGACACAAATAGTACAAGACAAGTGAGGTAAAGTGAAACTCACCTTTATCTCCATCTGTGTCTCCAGCAGGTTTTGTCGCCTGTAAGACAGGAACCTACATTTAGataaaaggacaaataaatctttatttttgtgcttGGATTAAGAATAAAAGTTGGTCTATATATCTTTACAAATGATGTTTGAATTCTTCTGTCCTGGCTTGATAGCTGTGCAACAGTCCAGTTAACGCAGTGATGTGCCATCAGAACAAGCAATGCAAGCAGGGCTCAAGTTTAAAAAATGGACATTAGATTAGAAATCAAAGAGTTTCTGTGACTTCTCACCTCAGCTGCAGTCTTTGGTTCACTGGCACTACCGTTTTTCTCAGCTGGCTCTATGGACACagacaacagaacaacaaacgTTACCCACCTAAGTAATGAGGTTGTTTATTACATCCGCCAACGTAGAGATGTTTTACAGCTGTCGGTTTGTTTGCTAGGAGAAtttagggaataattcatggatcttgaggaCAAAACTacggcacatttaggggactgatatctatacGTATCCAATTTGGTGgaacttgattgaatttaaggggacagttttggccttggtggaggtaagacagtttgtgttgttttttttgtaccttGGGTAACCTCTGTCCCTGCACTCTCCGTCTTATTTATCTTGGACTCAGGTTCATCGGCTGGAGTGAgcatctgttttctctttttctggacATCTGGACGTTGTggcttcacctgctgctgctgctgctgttgttgctgctgttgctgctgcagtcaacaaaaatcaattcatattttctAACAACAAAAGTGACAGTACATCCAGAGCTCCTCATCAACACATCAATGAATTCTACACTTCATGCTGGTCAAAGCCAATTAGCAGTATTGATATGGCTCTTTTTAATGGGAAGTTTCCACTTGAATAGCGTTAGCCTTATCTTAAGAAGACCCGGGATTGGGgcaaaagatacaaaaaaataaaaaataaaatctataaagTGAATCAACGACCCCACAAGACAAAGAATTGGGCAGAGAACTGTCACTTGCATTTCTGACCACATCCAATAAGGGCTGGGGGAAGATTATATGAGCAAGTGATGTCTAAAATGTGTGTTGGGGGttatttgtgacattttgatgGCACAGCAGGCACTAGCTCTTTAGGCTGACTTGCCAGTTGGTAGAGGGAACACAAACAGGGGAATCAGAAAGGGCTAAACTTTTGCCCAGTGTCTGAGGAGGTCTTATTTGGCAAGAGGTACTTACTTTGTTGAGGGGTCTCTTGCGGCCTCGCTGGCGGCCAGCCCGTGGGCCCCCTCCAAAGTGCCTCCCAGGAAAGTCGTGAGGCCCTTGAGCGGACCCCTGATAGAAGCCCCCGCTCTCAGGGTACATGCGGTTGGACAGGAGGGATGGGAGCTTGCCTCTACCACCTCCTGGAGAGTGGCCACGGTGGGACTGGCCACCACTGCCACTGCCACTTCCCCTCCCACCGCCTAATGGAGTGGAATCAGACCTGAGATTTCCAAAACCTCCGCCAGCTCCTCGACCCCCGGCACTTCCACCCCTTCTGGGGGAACGTCGGCCTGCTCCTCCCCATACCCATGCTCCACCTTCAGAAACTCCTCCCTGGCTACTGGTGAAGGAATCCCTCATATTCTGTCGCATTTTAGCGACTCCATAGGAAGAGGACGGGCTGTCAAAGCCTCCGCCTCCTCCTAGCCCCATTCCCCCTCCGAAGCCAGAGCCTGCTCGCTGACCCAACAGCAGATTGTCCCCACGGCCACCATCATAGCCATAGCTACTGCCGCCAGATCTGTAGAGATCTCGGGAGGAGGCGAGGGAGGAAGTGCGCGAGTCGAAAGACTCGTACTGGTCAAACctgcgggagggagggagagggttGATAGAGAGAAGCACAGAgcaagggaggcagggaggacaGTCAGGTTCGGATTTCTCCACctgcttttccttctcctccatgATCTCGCTTtctccatttgttttgtttgtatttcacaaACCACAGTAGATCAGAAATCAATGATCCAAAACAAGTTATTACGCTGCTTGGGGTCTTTTGTGATGTAGTgaatttattcttatttttgcTCAGTTTCATCCAACCACATTTTTCTGTTGGAGATCAAACACTGTCCTGCAGATTATGGAAATGCAGTTTTTAACGCTGACAATCCTTCAACAGGCATGAACATGGTCCATGAGAACCAGTGGCCCTGAGACACAAGAGGTGACATATCCTGGAAAGTGACTGGACTAGAATGAATAATCAGGAAGGGGATTAAAAATACATCCTGGAGTTTTTACCCAGGATTATGGGCATTGTTTAAATTAATATGGCAGGCAACCTACAGTAAACATTTCAGCTTGACAAAGTAATATCAAGCAACACTTGAAAACTCATCACTTGTGTAACCTAAAGCCAGAACATAGGGTTAGGTCACATGGAGGATGAGAGGaacaaaatgaatgaacaaataaacaaatcaagaCAAAAGTAATGTTCAAGAAGAGCTATATAAAGATGGCTTCATGTTCAAGGATGTATGTCTCCAGCAGGGGGCGGCCATGCATTTTCACAACATGTAAGGTTTTGATGGATCACAACTTTTCTTACCAGCAACCAGACAAACCACAACACAGCAGTCAAAGCTTCGTCAGATGCACTGAAATGAAGCCTGTGGGCAACTCGTGCCCTTTTCATCCCAAACAGGAGGTGAGGCCAACATGTGTTCACCAAAACTGAGTGTGAAATGTGAGTAAACACTAAAACAACCTCAACATACTTAAACAATAACGCTACGTGTCCAACCACTTTGACTTATTTTTAAGAATACGGGACCCACACTAGGACAAGATAACTTGACTTTTTCATTACCAATAGCTTTATAAgactaaaacatattttttgcaTCAATACGAGTTAAGACATTTACCGAGATGTTTGTCCAGATGAAAGTAAAAACACTTCGGGGTGGACTTTTCCAGGCATTCAGAAATATGGTTGGGTACTGGCTCAGCCGGTGCTTACCAGATGGAATCCCAGTGCAGATGTTGTGGCCTTGTGTCCGTGGAAACTTTAACAGCACCCGTCTAGTTAACATTTCCCTTAACTCCGGTGACAACGCTCTCTCTACATGGTTCAGGCAGCACGCAACATAAGCACTAAGTTAGCTAGTAGCTACAAATCGAGTCGACGCAACAACTGTGTATATTATTGATTGATGACTTCCAATATGAAATACACTAGTGGGAAATTGGATGCTCTTGCTgtcatgcatgtgtgaaagtggTGATGTACGGATGAAGACAATATGGATCAGAACGAAGTGAAAAGTTTTTACCTGTCTCCCCGGGTCCCTTTCAACCCCCCCTCCAACTGAGTGAGCATGTCAAGTCGCTGGTTGATCTTGGCAATGACCGCGTCTGCATGCGTGCCTGAAGATGAGAGCATGGATGCTCCAGATAGACTCCTCTTCATTTGaccgctgcctcctcctcctccacctcctcctccgtaGCCCCCGAGCCCGGACATCGAGTCCTTGTAACCTCCACCGTACATGTCAAAACCACTAGAACCTGGGGGAGTTGAATATAATTATGACAAAGTGACCACTAAAAACAGATCAGCGCTTTAATCACAATGACGCCTCCTCTCAATTTGACTCTTTCCTATTCATGATTACAAATTGTTTCAAAAAGCTGTAGTTATActgcaaacaaatacaatatcCGAATTTTAATAGAGATACTGTTGGCTGCAGACCTGCTCAGACCCTGTATTTacatctgatcacaagtggacagaaTCCTGTCTGTCCATtcatgtgatcggatctcactttaCCGctctgtcatttgtgtttgcaaaaaacaaatcatgtttttaccTAGTCAAGAGtatacagatgtgtctgatgtcagcacacaacacacattcgGCTTTGTAGGCGGTCCTACATATGTGGCCACATGCATCCCAGAATGTGGTCTTTCCAGCAAAGTGAACTGAGTGCTACGACCGGTTCAACTTGTGACCCCTTTAGGAACGAGTTTGCTTTCTCAGTCTAACTTGCAGTGACtccaccacaatatcaacactaaCCACCACATGATGATCTTCAATTTGTAACAAATTTTCTTCATATCTGCGCGCTTTCATTCTCTATTTCAGCTCGTCCTGACTCCACTTGCTCTCAAGAACAAAGTTGTGGTTGGTCTCTGTGGTCACGATGAACCCACCCCCATCCTCTGATGTAGTTGGTTCTTTCTTCTAGACCAGAAACGAGCTGGTGCCAACCTGAAACCAGTTTTTCTGACCGAGAGCCTGTTAACTGGTCATcgaaacacaaagaactggttTCAGATTAGGCGCTGGTTTCGAAATGGCCCTGGCGGAAAAAGGGGCGTGAGCGATCGGGTCTGCGGCGCATCTCGGGTTCAGAGTACAGAACTAAAATTAGTGCTGAGCACTGAAGATCGGATCACACAGGGCAGATGtaaataccaggtctgaactgggTCATGGTGTTATTGTGTGGTTTTCCTCCACCGTGCAGTACAAGCGTTTATCCACACATTTCCTTACCTCTGCTGCCAgaccccccacctccacctccccaaCTGTAACCtatgaaagaagaaaatgggAAATTGATTATTTACTCGTTTCAAACTTTAGCTGACAAAACATCTGGCAAACAACAAGTTTAAAAGGTCTGTGTGGATTCATTTCGGTCACTCTAGTAGATACATGCAAGGATAAAAAATATCCTGGGAGCTTCCCTTGAAACACTGCATTCGAGAACTCTGCAAtgtgaattaataaaaaaacaacttttggaCACATCTTTAGACAGGCGGccattttattcactttaaaaGTGTGTTATCCCCAGGCTGACTCCATTTTAACAGAACTAGCTACATCAAGCCCAACAATGGGCCACAATCCTttatgttagcatgttagcaaaTAAGCACCCTGCTAATAAAACGGGTTAGCCCGGCGAGCTAACGGGCACTCGCATGCGTTTCCTTggtaataaaaaacacaatctcacTATCAACACAACCCTAATATTACCAACAGCAATCAGCCAGCAGGTTATTTTGTTTAGCGCAAACACAGGCTGATGTTTGCACGTCGCTTCCATCGGCTAGCTGAAACGTGAGCTAGCTAACGGCTAACACTTGTAACAAAGCATGTGGCTAACCGgtacgaaaaaaaaaaaaaaaaaaccaaaataacaTTCGTAACTGCGCACTATTTAACGCAGTTAATTTTCCTATCTGTATATTTACCTACAAATAGAAAACTGGGTCTGTACCTGAACCGTAGCCTCGATCCATGATGATCCCGTCGCGCTGTTCACACAGTTGTTGTTCGATCGCTTCTCAAGCGGAGAGACACCCCGCGGCGGTCACGCCCGTTATGACGTCAGCGGAGCGCCTGTCCATTTTGTAATCGCCGCGTTGTCTTCGCACTGCCGCCACCTACTGCCTCGGAGGTGTGGCGGCGCAATACACTCACTGTACgctaataaatcaataaatcaataaatcaataaatcaataaatcaatgaatcaataaatcaataaatcaatgaatcaataaatcaataaatctaTAAATCAATACATATTTCGTGCCTTCTGTATATCTTTTTGCCTTTTGTATATCTGTCCTTAAATAGATAAACAAACGTTTTTTCTACTCATCCTGTGCCACCgcactttactttaaaaaatatctatacATACCACAGTGAAGGTGTATATATTACGTACATACTGAgcattttttataaaatttttaatttgtattctgTTGTCCTTTTcttatattttctattctattgtCTGCCTCATTCTGAACGGCCTGCTGCTGCAACAACTGGATTTCCCCAGTGTATGAATCAATAAATGTTCAACTACTGAGCTCTCTGTTATTCCCAGTAGCCTTTTTAAACTGGTACCAGTCCTGTGACATTATAACCAGCTGCCTGCAGAGCAACACTCCCAACACAGCATTAGCCTGttgacacagagaaacaccagCTCAGTGAACTCAGAGTTTCAACTTCACAAGAGGGCGACAGACTGGACCCAGCtactgagagtgtgtgtgcgtgtgtgtgtgtgtgcgtgtgtgtgtgtgtgtgtgtgtgcgtgtgtgtgcgtgcgtgcgtgtgtcatTTGTTTCTGCTACAATACagacatattttagtttttgttcctCAGCTTCTCTGTCAACACATCACATCTGGAATAAAGTTATATCAAAATAAGTCTAAAGAAGAGTCAACAGCTGGGGGAGGAGgctggatctctctctctctctctctctctctctcccagtgtctctccaccaccccccccctctctcactcccatcctctctctacctccctcctccctctctctctccctccctcccacagtctctctccccttctctctctctctctctctctcgcccccctcctctccctccctccctctctctctccctccctcccacagtctctctccccttctctctctctctctctctctcgcccccctcctctccctccctccctcagtctctccctccctcccacagtctctctcccctctctctctctctctctctctctctcccccctcctctccctccctccctctctctctccctcccacagtctctctccccttctctctctctctctctctctctctctccccccccctctccctccctccctctctctctccctccctcccacagtctctctctctctctctctcccccctcctctccctccctccctctctctccctctcctcccacagtctctctccccctctctctctctctctctctctctcctctcccccctcctctccctccctccctctctctctccctccctcccacagtctctctccccttctctctcgctctctctctctctcccccctcctctccctccctccctctctctctccctccctcccacagtctctctcccctctctctctctctccccctctctctctccctcctctctctctctcccccccctctcctctcctcctctctctccccccccctcctctccctctcctccctcctctctctctctctcctccctcccctctctccctctctcccctccctccctcctccctctccctccctcctctctccctccctcccacagtctctctccccttctctctctctctctcccccccctctctccctccctccctctctctctccctccctcccacagtctctctccctctctctctctctctctctctctctctctctcgcccccctcctctccctccctccctctctctctccctccctcccacagtctctctccccttctctctctctctctctctcgcccccctcctctccctcctctccctccctccctccctcccacagtctctctccccttctctctctctctctctcgccccctcctctccctccctccctctctctctccctccctcccacagtctctctctcccttctctctctctctctctcgccccctcctctccctccctccctccctctctctctccctccctcccacagtcctctctccctctctctctctctccctccctccctcctctccctccctccctctctctctccctccctcccacagtctctctccccttctctctctctctctctctcccccctcctctccctcctctccctctctctctccctccctcccacagtctctctccccttctctctctctctctcccccctcctctctccctccctccctctctctctccctccctcccacagtctctctccccttctctctcctctctcctcgcccccctcctctccctccctccctctctctccctccctcccacagtctctctccccttctctctctctctctctcgcccccctcctctccctccctccctctctcccctccctcccacagtctctctctcttctctctctcctctctcccccctccctctctccctccctccctctctctctccctccctcccacagtctctctccccttctctctctctctctctcgcccccctcctctccctcctctccctcctctctccctccctcccacagtctctctcctccttctctctcctctcttctcacccccctctctccctcctctcctccctcccccctccctcgtctctccctccctccctcctctctctctctcctctctccctccctctctctccctccctccctcccttcagtctctcccctcctctccgcAGCTGGAGCTCCAGTTGACCAGCGTCGCAACCGAGCGATGCGCCTCCAGGATTCCCGTCCTCTTCTCCCTTTACGCGGCGTGTTCGAGCTCCTTCAGCCTCTCACCTGACCGAGTGCTTCTCTGCAGTTCCTCCTTTACACGACGTCAGTCTCATTTCCAGACGAAACTTCCCCCGGACCCGGTTTTCAGCCCTCTCCCAACAGCGAATTCCTGAGGGAGGATTTGCTTCGGAAACACCGACTCGTTTCATTTTGAAACCCGCCACCTGACAACTGATAACTTCATCGAAGATGGTTCAGGAGACACCGGACAGACTCTGATTTGTGTCCTCAGACTCGAGAGCATCTCCAGGCAGAAGAgcagggagcggaggagcgacCGTCTACAGGCTGTTCTAAGGTAGAAACAACACTCAGACACTGGTTCATTTATTCTGATATAATATCCACCCAACAAACCCTGCTGTTCCTCTGTGGCTGCTCTGGTATTCGTTTG
Protein-coding regions in this window:
- the akap8l gene encoding A-kinase anchor protein 8-like isoform X3; amino-acid sequence: MDRGYGSGYSWGGGGGGSGSRAGSSGFDMYGGGYKDSMSGLGGYGGGGGGGGGSGQMKRSLSGASMLSSSGTHADAVIAKINQRLDMLTQLEGGLKGTRGDRFDQYESFDSRTSSLASSRDLYRSGGSSYGYDGGRGDNLLLGQRAGSGFGGGMGLGGGGGFDSPSSSYGVAKMRQNMRDSFTSSQGGVSEGGAWVWGGAGRRSPRRGGSAGGRGAGGGFGNLRSDSTPLGGGRGSGSGSGGQSHRGHSPGGGRGKLPSLLSNRMYPESGGFYQGSAQGPHDFPGRHFGGGPRAGRQRGRKRPLNKQQQQQQQQQQQQVKPQRPDVQKKRKQMLTPADEPESKINKTESAGTEVTQEPAEKNGSASEPKTAAEVPVLQATKPAGDTDGDKASPKQEEKKKQQGKQSPVQGQDKHPKMRKRRGFLERVMFACSVCKFRSFYKEEMETHLDSRFHKDHFKFLSGQLSKPTTDFLQEYLQNKFTKTDQRISQVENHSAAICQVYKEQDLTRDLGMEHFMRKVEAAHCAACDLFIPMQQHLIQKHVKSADHNYNRKGMMEQSKRGSLSVARSILNHKLIGKKLESYLKGENPFTGNQDDQDPDDSMVMDVSELDLTSETADGQTADEQTADEQTADDQTADDQTADDQTADSKTADDQTADDQTADSKTADDQTADSKTADQTADGKAVDGQKADAQATDGQTAGGQMKEVAEGGAGQEAAKGEAVTEAAKEEKMEEDLGMGGEEEEQENQEEEDGFEVGEDDEGEEGYVVHDEIGEEGLPGELEDEDEGVEAAEVEEEENHK
- the akap8l gene encoding A-kinase anchor protein 8-like isoform X1 gives rise to the protein MDRGYGSGYSWGGGGGGSGSRAGSSGFDMYGGGYKDSMSGLGGYGGGGGGGGGSGQMKRSLSGASMLSSSGTHADAVIAKINQRLDMLTQLEGGLKGTRGDRFDQYESFDSRTSSLASSRDLYRSGGSSYGYDGGRGDNLLLGQRAGSGFGGGMGLGGGGGFDSPSSSYGVAKMRQNMRDSFTSSQGGVSEGGAWVWGGAGRRSPRRGGSAGGRGAGGGFGNLRSDSTPLGGGRGSGSGSGGQSHRGHSPGGGRGKLPSLLSNRMYPESGGFYQGSAQGPHDFPGRHFGGGPRAGRQRGRKRPLNKQQLQQQQQQQQQQQQQVKPQRPDVQKKRKQMLTPADEPESKINKTESAGTEVTQEPAEKNGSASEPKTAAEVPVLQATKPAGDTDGDKASPKQEEKKKQQGKQSPVQGQDKHPKMRKRRGFLERVMFACSVCKFRSFYKEEMETHLDSRFHKDHFKFLSGQLSKPTTDFLQEYLQNKFTKTDQRISQVENHSAAICQVYKEQDLTRDLGMEHFMRKVEAAHCAACDLFIPMQQHLIQKHVKSADHNYNRKGMMEQSKRGSLSVARSILNHKLIGKKLESYLKGENPFTGNQDDQDPDDSMVMDVSELDLTSETADGQTADEQTADEQTADDQTADDQTADDQTADSKTADDQTADDQTADSKTADDQTADSKTADQTADGKAVDGQKADAQATDGQTAGGQMKEVAEGGAGQEAAKGEAVTEAAKEEKMEEDLGMGGEEEEQENQEEEDGFEVGEDDEGEEGYVVHDEIGEEGLPGELEDEDEGVEAAEVEEEENHK
- the akap8l gene encoding A-kinase anchor protein 8-like isoform X4, coding for MDRGYGSGYSWGGGGGGSGSRAGSSGFDMYGGGYKDSMSGLGGYGGGGGGGGGSGQMKRSLSGASMLSSSGTHADAVIAKINQRLDMLTQLEGGLKGTRGDRFDQYESFDSRTSSLASSRDLYRSGGSSYGYDGGRGDNLLLGQRAGSGFGGGMGLGGGGGFDSPSSSYGVAKMRQNMRDSFTSSQGGVSEGGAWVWGGAGRRSPRRGGSAGGRGAGGGFGNLRSDSTPLGGGRGSGSGSGGQSHRGHSPGGGRGKLPSLLSNRMYPESGGFYQGSAQGPHDFPGRHFGGGPRAGRQRGRKRPLNKQQLQQQQQQQQQQQQQVKPQRPDVQKKRKQMLTPADEPESKINKTESAGTEVTQEPAEKNGSASEPKTAAEATKPAGDTDGDKASPKQEEKKKQQGKQSPVQGQDKHPKMRKRRGFLERVMFACSVCKFRSFYKEEMETHLDSRFHKDHFKFLSGQLSKPTTDFLQEYLQNKFTKTDQRISQVENHSAAICQVYKEQDLTRDLGMEHFMRKVEAAHCAACDLFIPMQQHLIQKHVKSADHNYNRKGMMEQSKRGSLSVARSILNHKLIGKKLESYLKGENPFTGNQDDQDPDDSMVMDVSELDLTSETADGQTADEQTADEQTADDQTADDQTADDQTADSKTADDQTADDQTADSKTADDQTADSKTADQTADGKAVDGQKADAQATDGQTAGGQMKEVAEGGAGQEAAKGEAVTEAAKEEKMEEDLGMGGEEEEQENQEEEDGFEVGEDDEGEEGYVVHDEIGEEGLPGELEDEDEGVEAAEVEEEENHK